In a single window of the Gossypium hirsutum isolate 1008001.06 chromosome A13, Gossypium_hirsutum_v2.1, whole genome shotgun sequence genome:
- the LOC121212603 gene encoding uncharacterized protein: MSGDHESTSPISPASLKQKLKSSFRLPWQRHQNNQRLAASASMTPPSPKADDNNSPRLTSSTWLKSPEFKDKYRNLINRIGNGHRHSHSHSLGRRNSAEFRYDPSSYALNFDEGCDDSQFDEFPFRNFTARLPPSPTTNHNSREIAA; this comes from the coding sequence atGAGCGGCGACCACGAATCAACTTCTCCGATTTCACCAGCATCTCTAAAACAAAAACTGAAATCATCTTTCCGTCTTCCATGGCAACGCCACCAAAACAACCAACGCTTGGCGGCAAGTGCCTCAATGACACCACCGAGCCCTAAGGCTGACGACAACAATAGTCCGAGGCTGACGTCTTCTACGTGGCTTAAGTCGCCGGAATTTAAAGACAAGTACCGCAATTTGATTAATCGCATTGGAAACGGTCACCGTCATAGCCACAGTCATAGTCTTGGTAGACGAAACTCGGCGGAATTTCGATACGATCCGTCGAGTTACGCTTTGAATTTTGACGAAGGATGCGATGATAGCCAATTCGATGAGTTCCCTTTTAGGAACTTTACTGCTAGGTTACCGCCATCTCCAACTACAAATCATAATTCTAGGGAAATCGCCGCTTAG